The nucleotide window AAACAGCCCGAGTCGTTCCTTGCGGCCCTGTTTGGCGGCCTCCGTGAACGTCTGGATCACCTTCCGGGCCTGGACCGTCTCGGCGTCCGTGAGGAAGTTGTGGGCCTCGTCCATCCCGAGCACGAGCGGGGTCTCGGCGATCCGGTCGCTCCCGGGGTCGTTCGACAGTTTGTCGTCGACGAGCAGCGTCGCCACTGCGAGCACGAACGTCTCCTTCGCTCGCGAGGTGGAGAGGTGGTACGTCGGCACGACCGTCACGCCGCCCGGGCGGACGAGCTCCGTGTCCAGCTCCGTGATCGGACGGGCGTCCTGGTCGAAGATCCCTCGCGGGACCGATCGGACCCGGCGCGTCACGGCGTCGAACGTCGCCTCGTGGACTCGGCCTCGCTCGTCGAGCTCCTCGCGCAGCGCGGGGTCGTCCAGGAACCGGAGGAACTCCTCGTAGGTGCCGTCGTCGTAGTTGCGGAAGAACCGGTCGAGCAGGTGCCGGAGCGCGCCGTACTGGTTGTCGTTGAGCGAGGCGCCGGCGATCAGCCACGGCATGTCGTACTCGTCGACGACGGAGAAAGGGATCGTGAACGGCACCTGTTCGGCGCGGTGAGCGTCGCCGGAGTAGGAGACGCCCGCCTCCTGCGGGACGAGCGCGAGCGTGTCGTCGTGGCCACCGTAGGCGATGTCCTCTCGGTCGAGCCGGCGAGCCCAGTCGTCGCCGACGGCCGGGTTGTCGTCGTGGAGCTGGGCGTACTCGTCTTGCGGGTCGAACACGACGACCGCAGTCTGGGCGTCCCGACCGTCGTCCATCTCGTAGCGCCGCCCGACGTACTGTCTGAGGACGTTCTTCGCGGCGTGGGTCTTGCCCGACCCCGTGCCGCCGGCCACGAGCGTGTGCCGGAACACGAGCGGGTCGCCGGCCTCGTCGGCGTCGTCCAGTCGGTAGTCCACCGTCGGTGGCCGTGTCGCCGTCTTCACCTTCTCGCCGCCGACGGAGAGGTGTCCGAGGAACACCCCCTCCGTCGGGATGTCCAAGCCGGTCTTGATCTGGTCTGCGTCCGTCGCCTCCCGGACGGTCGCGCCGGGCTTGGGAACCCGGTCGACCATCCGCCGGGAGAGCCCGCCGTCTTCCGGGAACAACACCGCGCCGGGCTCCAACTCCGCGAGGAACTTGTAGTCGCGCTCGTCGAAGGCGTCGCCGTCGGTGAGCCGCCGGCGGGTGGTCAGCTGGGTAGCGTCGTCCGTCTGGAACTCTTGGGCGTACTCCAGCCCGGTGATGCGAGCGAACAGCTCTTCGTCGTCCGGGTACGGCACGATCAGGTACCGCCCCAGTCGGACGGACTCCCGGTTGCCCGCCTCCACGAACGCCCGCAGCGTGGTGTCTTCGCCGTCCTCCGTCACCCGGAGTCCACCGGAGACGACGACGGAGCCGACGGCGTCTGCGGACTGCCCGCCCGTCGGCTCCACGCCGTCGTACTCCCCGAACTGGTCGTCGTCCGCCTCCGTCACCCCGCCGTCGGCGGTCGACGGCGTGTCACGCCCGCCCCCTCCGTCGTGCCCGTCGCGCTCGGTGTCGTCGCCGTCACCGGCGGGCTCGTCGCCGTCTCGCGGTCCCTCGTCGTCGCCCGCGAACTGTTCGAAGTTGCCCAGATCCGAGTTCCCGCTGTCTGTCACGACACGCGATTGGTCCCCTACCGAGGTAAATGGTTGCCGCACTGGTCGTTTCCTCCAGACTCCGACAAGGGTAAACCCCGCCACGAGGTAGACGGGAGCGATGAGCGACGGGTCACTCGAAGACACGCCGACGCCGGACGACACGGCGGCTGCCCCGGCGCCGTCGAACCCGGCCGGCGAGGGCGACGTGACGGTCGTCGGCACCGCACACGTCTCCCAGGAGTCCGTCACGGAGGTCGAAGACACTCTGGCGGAGGAACGCCCCGACATCGTCGCGGTGGAGCTCGACGAGGGGCGGTACCGACAGATGCGCGGCGGGACCCCCGACGACTTGGAGCCGGGGGACCTGCTGGGCGGCAACACCGTGTTCCAGTTTCTGGCCTACTGGATGCTGTCGTACGTCCAGAGCCGGATGGGCGACCGGTTCGACATCGAGCCCGGGGCAGAACAGCTCGCGGCGATCGAGACCGCAGAGGAACTCGGCGTCGGGGTCGCCCTGGTCGACCGAGAGATCGACACGACGATCCAACGGTTCTGGGCGCGGCTCGGGCTCGTCGCCAAGTTCCGGATGCTCGGCGGGCTCGCCTTCGGGGTGACCGACCCCCGGATCGCTGGCGTGACGTTCGGGCTGGCCGCCGGGCTGTTCCTGGGCCCGCTGATCGGTGTGTTCGGCGGTAGCCTCGGGATCGGCGCCGGCGTGCTCGGCGTGGCGGCGACCGCCGCGCTCGCGGCCGGCGTCGCCGGCTACCTCGGGGTCGAACTCGTCTCGGCGTTCGGCGACGCGCTCCCCGGGGTACGTTCCTCGGACGACCTGCTCGCGGGCGGGCTGATCGGCGCCGGCGCGGCCGTGTTCGTCGCCGTCTCCGGCGTCGGTGTCGAGTTGGTGACCGGCACGCTCGGCGGCTTCCCGGTGACGGCGGTCGGCTCGCTGTCGCTCGGGATCACCGCCGGCGTCGCCGTCGGAACGCTCGCGGGTGTCCTCGTCGACGCGCTCGGCGTCGGACTCGCAGAGGAGGCCGACGAGGAGCTCGAGGAGTTCGACCCCGCGGAGCTGACGGACGGCGACGTGGTGTCGGCGATGATGGAGGAGTTCCGCGCGTTCTCGCCGGGCGGCGCGGAGGCGTTGATCGACGAACGCGACGCCTACATCGCGCACAACCTCGTCGACCTCCGGGAGGCGGGCTACGACGTGGTCGCGGTCGTGGGTGCGG belongs to Halobaculum sp. MBLA0143 and includes:
- a CDS encoding ATP-binding protein produces the protein MTDSGNSDLGNFEQFAGDDEGPRDGDEPAGDGDDTERDGHDGGGGRDTPSTADGGVTEADDDQFGEYDGVEPTGGQSADAVGSVVVSGGLRVTEDGEDTTLRAFVEAGNRESVRLGRYLIVPYPDDEELFARITGLEYAQEFQTDDATQLTTRRRLTDGDAFDERDYKFLAELEPGAVLFPEDGGLSRRMVDRVPKPGATVREATDADQIKTGLDIPTEGVFLGHLSVGGEKVKTATRPPTVDYRLDDADEAGDPLVFRHTLVAGGTGSGKTHAAKNVLRQYVGRRYEMDDGRDAQTAVVVFDPQDEYAQLHDDNPAVGDDWARRLDREDIAYGGHDDTLALVPQEAGVSYSGDAHRAEQVPFTIPFSVVDEYDMPWLIAGASLNDNQYGALRHLLDRFFRNYDDGTYEEFLRFLDDPALREELDERGRVHEATFDAVTRRVRSVPRGIFDQDARPITELDTELVRPGGVTVVPTYHLSTSRAKETFVLAVATLLVDDKLSNDPGSDRIAETPLVLGMDEAHNFLTDAETVQARKVIQTFTEAAKQGRKERLGLFLVTQDPQDIADSVFKQVNTRLVLNLGDEDAIDSVNVPPSLASKVPYMETGQMVVYSPDNSEPVELTGLPVCVVRHGD
- a CDS encoding TraB/GumN family protein; this encodes MSDGSLEDTPTPDDTAAAPAPSNPAGEGDVTVVGTAHVSQESVTEVEDTLAEERPDIVAVELDEGRYRQMRGGTPDDLEPGDLLGGNTVFQFLAYWMLSYVQSRMGDRFDIEPGAEQLAAIETAEELGVGVALVDREIDTTIQRFWARLGLVAKFRMLGGLAFGVTDPRIAGVTFGLAAGLFLGPLIGVFGGSLGIGAGVLGVAATAALAAGVAGYLGVELVSAFGDALPGVRSSDDLLAGGLIGAGAAVFVAVSGVGVELVTGTLGGFPVTAVGSLSLGITAGVAVGTLAGVLVDALGVGLAEEADEELEEFDPAELTDGDVVSAMMEEFRAFSPGGAEALIDERDAYIAHNLVDLREAGYDVVAVVGAGHRAGVESYLEDPSGLPAMESLVGEADSGGVPWGKLIGFGITAAFVGFFVLLAMAGVRNTELLRLFAAWFLINGVFAAGLAKLAGARWRSAGVGGLVAWMTSVNPLLAPGWFTGYVELRHLTVNVSDVGTLNELLSDETRPLREIVADMLDVPLFRLIVVVAMTNVGSVIASVLFAAYVLPAFSASLDAGVAELMVRGARNSAELLWGAVA